The genomic stretch GACGCCGTAGGGCCCCTCGCCTACGCGATCAAGGCGCGCGTGCAGCTCCTGCGCGACGTGGGGGCGGCGCTCTCGCCGTTCAACGCGTGGCTTCTGCTGCAGGGGCTCGAGACGCTGGGTCTGCGGGTCGAGCGGCACAGCAGCAACGCGCTGCGCGTCGCGGAGTTCTTGCGCGACCATCCGAAGGTGCTCTGGGTGCGGTATCCAGGGCTGCCCGGCGACCCTGCCTACGACAAGGCGCGGAAGTACTTGCCCGCGGGCGCCGGCGCGATCGTGACGTTCGGCGTGAAAGGCGGCGGCGAGGCGGCCCGCGCGCTGATCGACCGGCTCCAGCTCTTCTCGCTGCTCGCGAACGACGGCGATGCGAAGTCGCTGGTGATCCATCCCGCGTCGACGACGCACCAGCAGCTCACGCCGGCCGATCAGATCGCCAGCGGTGTGAGCGACGACCTGGTGCGCCTCTCGGTCGGGATCGAGTCGATCGACGATATCCTGGCCGACCTCGCGCGGGCGCTCGAGGCGGCGTGAGCGCAGCGGTCCGGATCGACGAGCGCGACGTCGCGATCGGCGCGCTGGAGCTGGCCTCGGGGACGGTGCTTCCCGAGGTCGTCCAGCGCGTCACGCGCTACGGCGTCGCGCCGGCCGCCGACGGTTCGAACGTCGTGCTGGTGCCGCACGCGCTGACGGGCTCGTCGCGCGTCTTCGAGTGGTGGGACGGCATCGTCGGCACCGCCGCGCTGTTCGATCCCGATCGCTGGTGCATCGTCGGCGTCAACGCGCTGGGTGGCTGCTACGGGTCGACCGGGCCGACGACGCCGGCGCCCGACGGCCGGCGCTGGGGACCGCGCTTCCCGGTCGTGACGGTCGGCGATCTGGTCGAAGCGCAGCGCCGCGCGCTGGCGCAACTGGGCATCGAACGGCTCGGCGTCGTGATCGGCGGGTCGCTCGGCGGGTTCCAAGCGCTGCAGTGGGCGCACGCGCACCGCGAGCGCGTCGGGCACGCGATCGTCGTCGGCGCGTTCGATCATCTGCGCGCGCAAGGCATCGCGCAGAACGGCGCCGCGCGCGACGCGATCGCGCTCGACCCCGCGTTCGCGGACGGCTGGTACGACGAGCAGCCCGTCGCGGGGCTCAAGCTCGCGCGCGCGATCGCGACGCTGACCTACAAGTCGGAGCACCTCTTCGAGGAACGCTTCCGCAACCGCCCCGATCGCGCGGGCGGCGATCCCTCGCGCGACCTGCTGCACCGCTTCGACGTCGAGGGCTATCTCTCGCACCAGGGCGAGCTGTTCGCCAAGCGCATCGACGCCAACAGCTATCGCACGCTGACGCGCGCGATGGACTTGTTCGACCTGCGCGGTGCGGAGCGCCCCGCCGGCCCGACGCGGTTGACGTTCGTCGGCATCGCCGGCGACCAGCTGTATCCGCCGGAGTACGTCTGGGCGTGCACCGCGCGCTGGGCCGAAGCCGGCTGGGATGCGGCCTACCGCCATCTGCCGAGCGACCACGGGCACGACGCGTTCCTGGCCGAAGCGGGAAACCTCGCCGACCTCCTGCGAGCCGACCTCGAGTCGGGCCGGCTCGCGGTGGCGCGCGGTTAGGGCGTCGCCGAGGGAAGCGGGGTCGGCGTCGGGCTCGGCGCGGTCGGGAAGATCACGTGGCGAATGACGTCGCCGGCCGCGATCGTGCCGTCGTCGTCCTTGGCGAAGGCGTAGAGCAGCTCGGCCTTGGGCGTCTTCACCAGGAACAGGTACGAGGTCGCCGGCGGGCGCCGGTCCGTGTCGATCAGGACGTACGTCCGCGGTCCCAGCTCGGCGAGCGCGCGCAGCGCGGCGCGGTGCGCGGGGATGAGGTGCGCGCGGAAATCAGGGCGCAGCTTCGCGTCGTCGATCCTGCCCGCGATCGCGTTCTCGAGCCAGGCTTTCGCCGCGGCGACGTCGGCCGGATTCGCCTTCGGTCCTTGCGGCGTGGGCGCTTTGGCCGCTGGCTTGCCGGTGGGCCCAGGCGTGGCCGGCGGGGCCGGGACGAGGATGCCGTAGATCGCCTTGACGGCTTCGTCGTAACTGTAGGCGCCGGAGTTCGCGAGCACGATGATCTGGAGGTGATCGTCCGGAAAGCGTGCGTCCTGTGTCGCCGCACCCATCGTGTTGCCACCGTGATAGATCTCGCGGTGTCCGTTGGGCAGCTTCGAGACCATGATCGCGAAGCCGTAGTCGGGGAAGGTCGCGTCGACCTTGACCGGCGTCATCATCTCGCGTTGCGAGCGCGGTGAGAGGAGCTTCCCACCGTCGAGCGCGGCGTTCCACTTCGCGAGGTCCTCGGGGTCGGTGATGATCGAGCCGGCGCCTCCGAACCACGTGTAGCTGATGTGGTCGGCATGCTCCCACGGGCCCAGCGCGTAGTCGTCGTACTCGGTGGCGACGTCGGGTCGCGTGTCGTCGTAGGTGCGCACGAAGCTGTGCGTCATCCCCAGCGGCTCGAAGATGTGCGTGCGGATGAAATCGCCGTAGGACTGGTGGCTGAGCCGCTCGATGACCATCGTGAGCAGCATGTAGCCGGTGTTGGAGTACTCGCGCTTGGTACCGGGCTTGAACGCCAGCGGCTCCTTCACCGACGCGGCGACGACTTGCGCCGGCGTCGCCGGCCGTGCCCCGACCTCGTCGAAGTCCTCACGCGCGGTGAACTCGGCGTAGCCGCCCGTGTGCATGAGCAGGTTGCGCAGCGTCACCTGCTTGGCATGCGGAATCTCGGGCAAATAGGTCGCGAGCGGCGCGTCGACGTTCAGCTTCCCCCGATCCTGCAGCATGAGAATCGCGACCGCGGTGAACTGTTTGGTGTTCGAGCCGATGGGATAGCGGGTCTGGTCGTCGGGCACGACGGCGTCCTCGACGTTGCTCACCCCGAACTGCTTGCGGTAGACGAACGTGCCGCCGCGCAAGACGGCGATCGAGACGCTCGGCGCGCCTCCTTGGTCGATCGAGGCGCGGCCGATCGCGTCGATGGCGGCGGTTTGCGCGGCGCTCAGCGCGCCGGGCGCGGGTTGGGCGAGCGCCGGCGGCCCGGCGCAGAGTGTGGCGGCCGCCGCGAGGGCGAGCGCGGAAAAGAGCGTGTGGTTCATCGTCCTCGTGCGGGTGGAGAAGGGCGAGTTGGAGGCGTTCACTGGCCGAAGTGACGGCGCAGCGAGAGGCGCACCGTCGGCGGCCCGTAGTTACCGGTCGTGCTGGCGCCGAGCATCCCGTTGACGAGCGGGACCGGAACGCCGCCGAAGTAGAGCCCGTACGGCTGCGCGTACGCGCCGAGCAAGTTGTCGCCGCTGATCGTCAGGCTCGTATCCTTGGCGAGCGCGATCCGCAAGCCGGCGGAAAGCACCGCGAACGGTGGCAGGTTATAGCCGTTGTTCGGCCCATAGTAGGTGGCGCCGATGGTGAAATAGGAGCCGTTGCGGGCCCGCCAGTTCAGCTCGCCGTATCCCATCGCGTACGGGATGCGACCACCCACGGTGCCGTTGTAGAAGCCGTTGCTCCCGTAGAAGTTGACGTTCGGAACGACGGCCAGGTTCGCCGTATCCGGGCCCACGGCGGTGTCGTAGAAGCCGGGCGGGAGATCGTAGGTGAACGCGCGTTCGAGCGAGCCTTGGAGGCGGAATCCGAAGCCGGCCGCCGGCGCGCGCTGCAACGCGAGCTCGATGCCTTCGTAGCGCGCCTGCGCCAAGTTCGTCGTTTGGGTGACATAGAGCGTTTGCGTGTTGCCGACGTCGGCGCCGCTGGTCGGCGTGTACGTGCCGTCGGCGAACGTGGTGGGGAGGAACAGGTTGTGCAAGCTGGTGAGGTAGACGTCCCCGGAGAGCGTCGTCGCGCGGTCGATGCGCTTGTCGGTACCGAGGTCGTAGCCGAACGCGGTTTCGGGGGCCAGGTCGCCGTTGTTCTGGTTGAGCAGGTACGCCGTCGCGGCGCCGGAGACGTTCGGAATCGGCGCGCCGCCGGGCGAGGAGAGGATGTCGATGTACGGCGGCGCGACCGACTCACCGGCCGAGAATCGCACGGCGAGATCGGATGACGGGCGCCACGCGAGTCCGAGCCGGGGCGCGTTGAGGCTGTGCGAGGCGTCGTGCCACGTCAGCGCGCCGTCGTCGGTGTAGTGGCTGGCGTACTGAATGAAGTAGTCGCCGATCGAGGCGTTCAGCGTCGGGGCGAGGACGAGCTGTCCGCGCAGGGCGATCGTGCTGAACGTCTGACTCGAGCCGGGGTAGAGCTGATAGCCGACCTCGCCGCCGACCGGGTCGTCCACGTATTCCTCGCCGTCATGGTACGAGCGGTCGTACGAGACGGAGTACACGTTGGACCCCGACGTGTGGTCGAGCTCGACGGAATACCCGCGCAGGTGGTCCTGCACGTCGGCCGAGTTGGGAACGGCCGCGTACGAGAAGACCGCCGGCGTCCCGCTGAAGTAGGTCAACGTCGGCGCCGTCGTCGGCAATCCCGGTCCGCCGCAGTTCCCGTTCGCCAGCACCCCGGCGCCGGCCGGACACAGGTACAGGCCGCCC from Candidatus Sulfotelmatobacter sp. encodes the following:
- a CDS encoding PLP-dependent transferase: DAVGPLAYAIKARVQLLRDVGAALSPFNAWLLLQGLETLGLRVERHSSNALRVAEFLRDHPKVLWVRYPGLPGDPAYDKARKYLPAGAGAIVTFGVKGGGEAARALIDRLQLFSLLANDGDAKSLVIHPASTTHQQLTPADQIASGVSDDLVRLSVGIESIDDILADLARALEAA
- a CDS encoding serine hydrolase domain-containing protein produces the protein MNHTLFSALALAAAATLCAGPPALAQPAPGALSAAQTAAIDAIGRASIDQGGAPSVSIAVLRGGTFVYRKQFGVSNVEDAVVPDDQTRYPIGSNTKQFTAVAILMLQDRGKLNVDAPLATYLPEIPHAKQVTLRNLLMHTGGYAEFTAREDFDEVGARPATPAQVVAASVKEPLAFKPGTKREYSNTGYMLLTMVIERLSHQSYGDFIRTHIFEPLGMTHSFVRTYDDTRPDVATEYDDYALGPWEHADHISYTWFGGAGSIITDPEDLAKWNAALDGGKLLSPRSQREMMTPVKVDATFPDYGFAIMVSKLPNGHREIYHGGNTMGAATQDARFPDDHLQIIVLANSGAYSYDEAVKAIYGILVPAPPATPGPTGKPAAKAPTPQGPKANPADVAAAKAWLENAIAGRIDDAKLRPDFRAHLIPAHRAALRALAELGPRTYVLIDTDRRPPATSYLFLVKTPKAELLYAFAKDDDGTIAAGDVIRHVIFPTAPSPTPTPLPSATP
- the metX gene encoding homoserine O-acetyltransferase, producing the protein MSAAVRIDERDVAIGALELASGTVLPEVVQRVTRYGVAPAADGSNVVLVPHALTGSSRVFEWWDGIVGTAALFDPDRWCIVGVNALGGCYGSTGPTTPAPDGRRWGPRFPVVTVGDLVEAQRRALAQLGIERLGVVIGGSLGGFQALQWAHAHRERVGHAIVVGAFDHLRAQGIAQNGAARDAIALDPAFADGWYDEQPVAGLKLARAIATLTYKSEHLFEERFRNRPDRAGGDPSRDLLHRFDVEGYLSHQGELFAKRIDANSYRTLTRAMDLFDLRGAERPAGPTRLTFVGIAGDQLYPPEYVWACTARWAEAGWDAAYRHLPSDHGHDAFLAEAGNLADLLRADLESGRLAVARG